Proteins from a single region of Flavobacterium sp. K5-23:
- the rpsL gene encoding 30S ribosomal protein S12, which produces MPTIQQLVRTGRTQITKKSKSVALDSCPQRRGVCTRVYTTTPKKPNSAMRKVARVRLTNGNEVNAYIPGEGHNLQEHSIVLVRGGRVKDLPGVRYHIVRGALDTSGVAGRTQRRSKYGAKRPKEAKK; this is translated from the coding sequence ATGCCAACAATTCAACAATTAGTAAGAACAGGAAGAACTCAGATAACTAAGAAGAGTAAATCGGTTGCTTTAGATTCTTGTCCTCAAAGAAGAGGGGTTTGTACGCGTGTTTACACTACAACACCTAAAAAACCAAACTCTGCAATGCGTAAAGTAGCGCGTGTACGTTTGACAAATGGTAATGAAGTAAATGCCTACATCCCTGGAGAAGGACACAATTTACAAGAACACTCGATAGTATTAGTTAGGGGTGGAAGGGTAAAAGATTTACCAGGAGTTAGATATCACATCGTTCGTGGTGCGCTTGATACGTCAGGAGTAGCAGGAAGAACGCAAAGGAGATCTAAGTATGGTGCTAAACGCCCAAAAGAAGCAAAAAAGTAA
- the rpsG gene encoding 30S ribosomal protein S7: MRKRAAKKRPLLPDPRFNDQLVTRFVNNLMWDGKKSTAFKVFYDAIDIIESKKQDAEKSSLEIWKDALTNVMPHVEVRSRRVGGATFQIPMQIRPDRKISYAMKWLILYSRRRNEKSMAQKLASECLAAAKEEGAAVKKRMDTHKMAEANKAFSHFRF; encoded by the coding sequence ATGAGAAAAAGAGCGGCAAAGAAAAGACCACTTTTACCAGATCCAAGGTTTAATGACCAATTGGTAACACGTTTTGTGAACAACTTAATGTGGGATGGTAAGAAATCGACAGCTTTTAAAGTATTTTATGATGCAATTGACATTATAGAATCAAAAAAGCAAGATGCAGAAAAATCATCATTAGAAATATGGAAAGATGCTTTAACAAACGTTATGCCTCACGTAGAAGTACGTAGTCGTAGAGTTGGTGGTGCTACATTCCAGATTCCAATGCAAATTAGACCAGATAGAAAAATTTCTTATGCGATGAAGTGGTTGATACTTTATTCTAGAAGAAGAAATGAGAAATCTATGGCTCAAAAATTAGCATCAGAATGTTTAGCTGCGGCTAAAGAAGAAGGTGCTGCTGTTAAGAAAAGAATGGATACTCACAAAATGGCAGAAGCTAACAAAGCTTTCTCTCACTTTAGATTTTAA